From the genome of Nasonia vitripennis strain AsymCx chromosome 1, Nvit_psr_1.1, whole genome shotgun sequence, one region includes:
- the LOC100116118 gene encoding S-phase kinase-associated protein 1-like has translation MSTIKLMSNDKVCFTVDIEAAKMSKKIKTFLDNLDMENLDECSPTIAFRNVSSDMLAKIIEWTTHHKNDPPTNVENEENAGPRNIDISEWDRRFLDVDTKSLLGIVVAAKYLQVEGLVELCCKNMVATLRGQSVTMMREFFKPIQRETEKNAAKAGCSKTND, from the exons ATGTCTACAATCAAGCTAATGAGCAACGACAAAGTGTGCTTCACCGTGGACATCGAAGCAGCAAAGATGTCAAAAAAGATCAAAACTTTTCTCGACAATTTGGACATGGAGAATTTGGACGAGTGCTCACCAACAATAGCATTTCGGAACGTCAGCAGTGATATGTTGGCAAAAATTATCGAGTGGACAACTCATCACAAGAACGATCCTCCTACAAATGTAGAAAACGAGGAGAATGCTGGCCCCAGAAATATTGATATCAGTGAATGGGATAGACGTTTTCTGGAT GTCGACACCAAAAGTTTATTGGGTATCGTTGTGGCGGCTAAATATTTACAAGTCGAAGGCCTAGTGGAACTATGCTGCAAAAACATGGTAGCGACACTTAGAGGTCAATCTGTTACGATGATGCGCGAATTCTTTAAACCCATACAAAGggaaactgaaaaaaatgcagCTAAAGCTGGTTGCAGCAAAACGAATGATTAA